In Crassostrea angulata isolate pt1a10 chromosome 4, ASM2561291v2, whole genome shotgun sequence, one genomic interval encodes:
- the LOC128180062 gene encoding uncharacterized protein LOC128180062 isoform X2 has protein sequence MKTVCLGLALLVSIASAQLGSLRRFPSALRLGNIDDIPYTLRGPFARGIRRAPRLINPLRLDDDNDWLRSGSLLRRTSSPLSRLGFNNGRNLWEVRRNQLASRGLGGRLRRGSPLGDEISIMGTARRGLRRGLFLDDDDTWTTSVMNRGRRLASGGLFGRLRGDDDDNWTTSVMNRGRRLARGGLFGRMRGDDGDNWATSVMNRGRSLARRGLFDRMRGDDDDNWATSVMNRGRRLSGGLLGGLRGDDEDNNWRSPFSRSRGAMGRIFSNPWINNDDDNRDRPERLGLKWRTSLRPIFGSNDDDNNNENMFGRRELSNGLQGLRNAAAPLRLDNNDDNVISPLLPPTQLNLDDDDDDRFSSLSSLRSSLGGPLGGRRFF, from the exons ATGAAGACAGTTTGTTTGGGGTTGGCGCTTTTAGTATCAATTGCCAGTGCGCAGCTGGGATCGCTGAGGAG ATTTCCTTCTGCCTTGCGTCTAGGTAATATCGATGACATCCCCTATACACTGCGAGGACCTTTCGCGAGAGGTATTCGTCGCGCACCAAGGCTCATCAACCCGCTACGCTTGGACGACGACAACGACTGGTTACGTTCCGGATCACTGCTTAGAAGAACCAGTTCTCCTCTATCCAGACTCGGATTCAATAACGGCAGAAATCTTTGGGAAGTCCGAAGAAATCAGTTGGCTTCCAGGGGGCTCGGGGGAAGGCTCAGAAGAGGCTCCCCTTTGGGTGATGAAATTTCAATCATGGGCACAGCAAGAAGAGGGCTTAGAAGAGGTTTATTCTTGGATGACGACGACACCTGGACCACTTCGGTGATGAACAGAGGAAGGCGTCTAGCAAGTGGAGGTCTGTTTGGCAGACTGAGAGGAGATGATGATGACAACTGGACCACTTCGGTGATGAACAGAGGAAGGCGTCTAGCAAGAGGAGGTCTGTTTGGCAGAATGAGAGGAGATGATGGTGACAACTGGGCCACCTCGGTGATGAACAGAGGAAGGAGCCTAGCAAGAAGAGGTCTGTTTGATAGAATGAGAGGAGATGACGACGACAACTGGGCCACCTCGGTGATGAACAGAGGAAGGAGGCTATCAGGAGGCCTGCTTGGCGGACTTAGAGGAGATGATGAGGATAATAATTGGAGATCTCCTTTCTCCAGATCAAGGGGTGCCATGGGCAGAATTTTCAGTAATCCTTGGAttaacaacgacgacgacaatcGGGACCGGCCCGAAAGGCTTGGATTGAAATGGCGGACCTCTCTCAGACCAATATTTGGATCGAATGACGACGacaataataatgaaaatatgttcGGACGAAGAGAATTGAGCAATGGTCTACAAGGGCTGAGAAATGCTGCAGCGCCATTGCGACTTGACAATAACGATGACAATGTAATAAGTCCCCTCCTTCCTCCGACACAGCTTAACCTcgacgacgatgatgatgacAGATTCAGTAGTCTCAGTTCTCTTCGCTCATCGCTTGGCGGTCCACTTGGAGGTCGCCGCTTTTTTTAg
- the LOC128180062 gene encoding uncharacterized protein LOC128180062 isoform X1, whose translation MGENNGVLLNLMDSARVSNMKTVCLGLALLVSIASAQLGSLRRFPSALRLGNIDDIPYTLRGPFARGIRRAPRLINPLRLDDDNDWLRSGSLLRRTSSPLSRLGFNNGRNLWEVRRNQLASRGLGGRLRRGSPLGDEISIMGTARRGLRRGLFLDDDDTWTTSVMNRGRRLASGGLFGRLRGDDDDNWTTSVMNRGRRLARGGLFGRMRGDDGDNWATSVMNRGRSLARRGLFDRMRGDDDDNWATSVMNRGRRLSGGLLGGLRGDDEDNNWRSPFSRSRGAMGRIFSNPWINNDDDNRDRPERLGLKWRTSLRPIFGSNDDDNNNENMFGRRELSNGLQGLRNAAAPLRLDNNDDNVISPLLPPTQLNLDDDDDDRFSSLSSLRSSLGGPLGGRRFF comes from the exons atgGGTGAAAATAATGGTGTATTGTTGAACTTAATGGACAGTGCCAG aGTCTCCAATATGAAGACAGTTTGTTTGGGGTTGGCGCTTTTAGTATCAATTGCCAGTGCGCAGCTGGGATCGCTGAGGAG ATTTCCTTCTGCCTTGCGTCTAGGTAATATCGATGACATCCCCTATACACTGCGAGGACCTTTCGCGAGAGGTATTCGTCGCGCACCAAGGCTCATCAACCCGCTACGCTTGGACGACGACAACGACTGGTTACGTTCCGGATCACTGCTTAGAAGAACCAGTTCTCCTCTATCCAGACTCGGATTCAATAACGGCAGAAATCTTTGGGAAGTCCGAAGAAATCAGTTGGCTTCCAGGGGGCTCGGGGGAAGGCTCAGAAGAGGCTCCCCTTTGGGTGATGAAATTTCAATCATGGGCACAGCAAGAAGAGGGCTTAGAAGAGGTTTATTCTTGGATGACGACGACACCTGGACCACTTCGGTGATGAACAGAGGAAGGCGTCTAGCAAGTGGAGGTCTGTTTGGCAGACTGAGAGGAGATGATGATGACAACTGGACCACTTCGGTGATGAACAGAGGAAGGCGTCTAGCAAGAGGAGGTCTGTTTGGCAGAATGAGAGGAGATGATGGTGACAACTGGGCCACCTCGGTGATGAACAGAGGAAGGAGCCTAGCAAGAAGAGGTCTGTTTGATAGAATGAGAGGAGATGACGACGACAACTGGGCCACCTCGGTGATGAACAGAGGAAGGAGGCTATCAGGAGGCCTGCTTGGCGGACTTAGAGGAGATGATGAGGATAATAATTGGAGATCTCCTTTCTCCAGATCAAGGGGTGCCATGGGCAGAATTTTCAGTAATCCTTGGAttaacaacgacgacgacaatcGGGACCGGCCCGAAAGGCTTGGATTGAAATGGCGGACCTCTCTCAGACCAATATTTGGATCGAATGACGACGacaataataatgaaaatatgttcGGACGAAGAGAATTGAGCAATGGTCTACAAGGGCTGAGAAATGCTGCAGCGCCATTGCGACTTGACAATAACGATGACAATGTAATAAGTCCCCTCCTTCCTCCGACACAGCTTAACCTcgacgacgatgatgatgacAGATTCAGTAGTCTCAGTTCTCTTCGCTCATCGCTTGGCGGTCCACTTGGAGGTCGCCGCTTTTTTTAg